A single Haloglycomyces albus DSM 45210 DNA region contains:
- a CDS encoding serine/threonine protein kinase translates to MTRILAQRYELQSEIAGGGAAAVWQGVDQVTEEPVAVKVLHPRLRAETDSVEAFFAEAEALAELSHPNIVEVKDFIVTDDIAATVLEHVPNGDLKNRVRQDGPLSPHSAALLCADVAQALAHVHDTGLIHGDVKPGNILLGEDYQAKLIDFGTVRPHDDPRPPSHGTAEYAAPEIALGQPVSGASDVYALAVVLFECMSGGNPYRGGGDVETVLRRHVDQIPPCPVDVDGQLWNLLAAALTVRPNERPSAAQFAQGLRAVAPRLSRAAGAVTHYRLVDRRLAPAMEPTPPQPPVAVAAPADGGRHTRTATVTLAAGIAVGLSLVGALLFFPRGDAEETAGDDQPSVSVEESSPDPASSQEESETPREPQPSSDEPASDGPEGGEDPGESESEEPLETDEPEPSEEPDNEDDTDQVPGEEHLGSPLPGNHG, encoded by the coding sequence ATGACCCGGATACTCGCGCAACGCTACGAACTACAGTCCGAGATCGCCGGCGGAGGAGCCGCAGCCGTCTGGCAGGGAGTCGACCAGGTTACCGAAGAGCCGGTGGCGGTGAAGGTCCTCCACCCACGGCTACGCGCCGAAACCGACAGCGTCGAGGCCTTCTTCGCCGAGGCCGAGGCTCTGGCCGAACTCTCCCACCCCAACATCGTCGAAGTCAAAGACTTCATCGTCACCGACGACATCGCCGCCACGGTGCTGGAACATGTGCCCAACGGCGACCTCAAAAACCGGGTACGTCAGGACGGCCCGCTCAGCCCACACTCCGCCGCGCTGCTTTGCGCCGACGTCGCTCAAGCCCTCGCCCACGTGCACGACACCGGCCTGATTCACGGCGACGTCAAGCCCGGCAATATTCTGCTGGGGGAGGACTACCAGGCCAAGTTGATCGACTTCGGTACCGTCCGCCCGCACGACGACCCGCGCCCGCCCTCCCACGGAACCGCCGAATACGCCGCCCCCGAAATAGCCCTCGGGCAGCCGGTGAGCGGTGCGAGCGACGTGTACGCGCTCGCCGTGGTGCTCTTCGAGTGCATGAGCGGAGGTAATCCGTACCGCGGAGGAGGCGACGTCGAGACCGTCCTGCGCCGCCACGTCGATCAGATCCCTCCGTGCCCCGTCGACGTCGACGGGCAACTGTGGAACCTACTGGCCGCCGCGCTCACCGTGCGGCCGAACGAACGCCCCAGCGCGGCGCAGTTCGCCCAAGGGCTGCGTGCGGTAGCGCCGCGACTTTCCCGTGCGGCGGGAGCGGTCACCCACTACCGGCTCGTCGATCGGCGGCTCGCCCCGGCGATGGAGCCGACGCCGCCGCAACCCCCGGTCGCTGTCGCCGCCCCTGCCGACGGAGGACGGCACACCCGCACGGCGACGGTTACCTTGGCAGCGGGAATCGCCGTTGGACTGTCGCTGGTGGGTGCCTTGCTGTTCTTCCCTCGCGGAGACGCGGAGGAGACCGCTGGGGACGATCAGCCGTCCGTCTCGGTGGAAGAGTCCTCTCCGGACCCGGCGTCGAGCCAGGAGGAGTCGGAAACACCGAGGGAGCCGCAGCCCTCCTCGGACGAGCCGGCGAGCGACGGTCCGGAAGGTGGCGAGGATCCTGGGGAGTCCGAATCGGAAGAACCTCTTGAGACGGACGAGCCTGAACCGAGCGAAGAACCGGACAATGAGGACGATACGGATCAGGTACCCGGCGAAGAGCACCTGGGAAGCCCACTTCCCGGCAATCATGGTTAA